The genome window GAAGAAAAATTTTATTCTGGATTCTAATTCCTGTAATGTGCTTAGTACTTGCAGGCGTCGGATACGGCACTTATCTTTTTAGTAAAACAAAACTCGCAGCAGATAACTCTTATGATAATGTAAGGAACGGAAAAGCCTCTACACTTCGAACGAATGACATTGAACCTATAAAAGATAGTTTTTCTATTTTAATTATTGGTGTTGATACCAGCTCTACACGGGCCGAAAATGGTAACCCTCGAAGCGATTCACTAATCCTAGCAACATTTAATGTCAAAGATTCACGCGTAGAGATGACTAGTATCCCTCGTGATTCCTATGTTCATATTGAAGATTCCGCCAAAGACATTGATAAATACACGAAAATTAATGCAGCTCATGCATATGGTGGTCCAGAACTCACAATGAAAACCGTAGAAGAAGAATTTAAGATTCCAATTGATTATTATGTTCGTTTTGACTTTGATGCATTCTTAAAAATTGTGGATGCTTTAGACGGAATTGATGTAGATGTTCCAGTGGACTTCACTGAGCAAGACTCTAAAGACAACGCCGGTGCAATCACTCTAAAAAAAGGGCCTCAACACCTTAACGCGGAGCAAGCTTTAGCACTAGCTCGTACAAGACACATCGATAGCGATATCGAACGTGGTAAACGACAACAATTAATCATTAAATCTATTGTAAGCGAAGCGACCTCCATTTCTTCTGTAAGCAAGTATTCTGATATCATTGAAGTTGTTGGAGATAACATGAAAACCAACTTAACTTTCAATCAAATGCTTTCTATCGCAAAATATGGAATGACAAATAAAATTGATATTAAATCCCTTAACTTAAAAGGGGATAGCAATCCAATGGACGGTATTTATTACTACAAACTTGATGAAAGCTCCGTGCAAAGTATTTCGAATGAATTTGCTGATGAACTTGGAATTAAACAACCATTCCCTGGTGCAGCACCGTATTCAGACGAAAGTTCTAGCACAACTAGCAGTTCTAATTAAAAAAAGACCAACAACTAATAATTAGTTGTTGGTCTTTTTTATTTTCGTTTTCGATGTATTTTTTGAAGTAAATTTAAGATTGGCCGGTAATCCTCACCAATTAACCCAATAAATTCAACAATAATTTCAATACTAAAAATTAATAATAACAGTAATAACATTGCTCCCCAAGTAGTGGAGAACGAAAATACAAATCCAGTCATAGAAAATAGTAATGCCATACAGTAGATTAGTAACACCGTCTGCTTCTCTGTAAATCCTAGCGCCATCAACCTATGGTGAATATGAGATCTATCTGCTGAAGATATCGGCATCCGCTCTTTTAGCCTTCTTACAATAGCAAAAAAAGTATCTGACAAAGGTACACCTAAAATAATAAGTGGTACTAACAATGAGATGAAAGTAACGTTTTTAAAACCCATAAGTGATAAAACAGCAATCATATAACCGAGGAATAACGCTCCCGTGTCTCCCATAAAAATACTAGCAGGCGGGAAATTATAAATCAAGAAAGCCGCAACTGCTGCTACAAGAATTAATGCAACCGGAGCAACAAAAACATCTTTCAAAAGCAAAGCCATACCTGCAATAGTCATTAAAGCAATAATAGAAATACCACCCGCTAGACCGTCTAATCCATCAATTAAGTTTAACGCATTCACAATTGCAACTATCCAAATAATCGATAATGGAATCGCAAAATACCCAAAATCTACTTGTCCGTAAAATGGGACGTTAATAAAATTAATAGTAATGTCTCCCCAAACAGTTACGCAAAGAGCAGCTAAAATCTGTCCTAACATTTTCCATTTTGGTGATAAATCAAATATATCATCTATAAAGCCTGTCGCAATAATAATTAATGCTCCGAAATAAATTGGCAAGAAACCTGATTTATCTATTGGGGCTAAAATCATCCCTACCGAAAAACTTATAAAAATAGCTAATCCACCTAAAGTGGCTGTAGTTTTTGTATGTTTGTGTCTTTCACGCGGTGTATCAACCGCATTAATTCGGAAAGCAAACTTCCTGATTATCGGCACCATAATGATACCTACTGCAAAGCTAATCAATATACTCCATATTAGCAATATTTTTTCAGCTCCATCCTTTATTTAGCAAAATTCTTTCTGTTGATTTAGTATATTTTTGTAACACATCTAAATCTAAAGCCACTCCAATCCCTTGACCGGTTGGCACAGTGAGTTTTCCTTGATTTAATACAAATGCTGATGAAACAATATCTTCATTAAAATAACGATTTGATGCAGAAATATCTCCTGGGAAAGTAAATTCCGCTCTAGCAGCAAGCGCAATATTATGAGCCCTACCGATACCAGCTTCAAGCATGCCGCCACACCAGACAAGCAAATTATTATCGCTACAATACTTCGCTATCTTAAGAGCCTCAGACATACCACCAACGCGCGCTAATTTTAAATTAACTGCCTGACAGCTTCCTAACATATGGGCCTGTTTCAAATCATCTAATGACCTAATATTCTCGTCCAAACAAATACGCGTTTTTAATTTTTTTTGCAACCAAGCATGATCCACAAAATCTTTAGCTCCAAATGGTTGCTCAATCATTTCTAAATTAAAGTGATCTAATTCTTTTAATAACAAGAAATCTTCTCTATTATACGCTGAATTCGCATCAGCCATCAAGCTTAGATTAGGAAATTTTTCTCGAACAGCTTTGACAAATTGAATATCTTTCTTAGGTGCTATTTTTAACTTCACTCTTTCGTAGCCCTCATCCATATATTGACTAACTAACCGGACTAACGTTTCCGCATCAGGCTGCAATCCAATGCTCACGCCAACAGCAATCGAGTCCTTCTCTGCGCCAATCATTTTAGCCAATGAGAGCTTCTCGTTGTTTGCAAAAGCATCCCAAACAGCAAGCTCCACAGCCGCTTTCGCCATTTCATTTCCTTGAATCCAGCTAAACATCTGATTAATCTCTTGAGGAGTTCGTATTTCTTTCTGCGCAAGAATTGGTAATAAATGCTGTTTAACAATAGAAATAGCAGTGCTCAAAGTCTCTTCTGTATAGTCAGGTAACGGAAAAGCTTCCAACTCTCCATAACCACGTATACCTTCCTCATTCACTAACTCAATAATATAAAAATCTTTACTATTTAGCTCACCATAACTTGTTTTAAACGGTGCAATAAGAGGAAGTTCTACATGAATTAGTCTTGCTTCTTGAAAATACATCTACTCACCCTTTTTCAAACGCTTGCGCTCTTTTCGAATGGCAAGCATAAATTGAGGTATTGCAAAAAAACGTTTCCATCTTGAGGGATTAGAAAGAAGCCTGTATACCCATTCTAACCTTAATTTTATCCATATTTTTGGTGCGCGCTTTACACTATCTGTTAAAACATCAAAGCTTCCACCTACACCAATAAAAATGCCTTTAGTAAAATTAGCAATCTGAGACAAAATCCATTTTTCTTGAGCAGGGGAACCTAAAGCAACAAAAATCACATCTGGTTGTGAGACGAGTATTTCCTTAGCAATTCCTTCACTTTCTAATACATCAAAGTAACCATGATGAACACCACAAACAACTGCCTGTGGAAATTTTTCCCGCACTTTGGCCTCTACAACCTCACTAATTTCCGGTTTTGCTCCTAAAAAATAACAATTTAGTGGCTTATTTAATAGACCAACCATCGTGTCATAACCAGTAACTCGTTCTTTTAAAGGCTCTCCAAGTTTTTCTGAGGCCATTATTATCCCAATACCATCGGGTACAATATAATCAGCTTGCCCTAATATTGCTTCGAACTCCTTATCCGTGCGAGCATGCATAACAATTTCTGGATTAGCCGTCACAACAAATCGACGTTCCCCGTTCTTCGCGGCCATGTAAAGCTCCTCCACAAATCCTGCTTGCGTCGTATTATAGAAAGGTATATTTAAAATTGAAATTTCCTGCTTTTTCATATGTATCTCCTAAAAAACTTTATTATGTATAAGTTTATCATAAAACAAGGATGCTTCCTATTTTTAATCTATAAAAAAGACTGCAAATAGCATTACGCCATTTACAGTCTTTCATATGGAACGAATTAATCTAAAATTTGTACTTTAACTTGTTTTACACCCCAGTTGTTAGCTTCTTGTACTGAGTTTAAATGTACATCGATTTTATTACCTTTAATTGCGCCACCAGTATCAGCTGCAATTGCTTGTCCGTATCCTTCAACATAAACTTTTGAACCTAAAGGAATAACAGATGGATCAACTGCAATTACTCGTGAATTATCATTTAAATCAATCCCTGTCGCTGTCATGTGGCCCATGCCAGGTTCAGCTTTACTATATGCTGTTGCAGTTACCGTTAACTCTTTTGAAACATTACCTTGTGCTGAAGAACTATTCGAAGATGCTTCATTAGAAGAAGTTGATTTTTGAGTTGTTGGAGCTGCTTTTTCTTCTTTCGGTTGTTCTGTTACTTTATTATTGGCTGAATTATTTGCTGTTGAATTGTTTTTTGAAGTATTACTTTCACTTGCTGAAGCTTTATTACCAATAGATAATTTTTGACCAACTATTATTAAATCTGAAGAAAGATTATTCCACGATTTAAGTTGATTAACTGTTACACCATTATCAACGGCGATATGTCCAAGGGTATCTCCTGCAACAACTGTGTATTCAGAATTGTTATTAGTAGTGGATTTTTTCTCACTACTATTT of Listeria monocytogenes contains these proteins:
- a CDS encoding resuscitation-promoting factor, which codes for MKKTVVAIAAGLIIAGSGSTQAFAAEYKVQDGDSLWKISNENNVSIKQLKEDNNLSSDIIFPNQTLQVNSSEKKSTTNNNSEYTVVAGDTLGHIAVDNGVTVNQLKSWNNLSSDLIIVGQKLSIGNKASASESNTSKNNSTANNSANNKVTEQPKEEKAAPTTQKSTSSNEASSNSSSAQGNVSKELTVTATAYSKAEPGMGHMTATGIDLNDNSRVIAVDPSVIPLGSKVYVEGYGQAIAADTGGAIKGNKIDVHLNSVQEANNWGVKQVKVQILD
- a CDS encoding WecB/TagA/CpsF family glycosyltransferase translates to MKKQEISILNIPFYNTTQAGFVEELYMAAKNGERRFVVTANPEIVMHARTDKEFEAILGQADYIVPDGIGIIMASEKLGEPLKERVTGYDTMVGLLNKPLNCYFLGAKPEISEVVEAKVREKFPQAVVCGVHHGYFDVLESEGIAKEILVSQPDVIFVALGSPAQEKWILSQIANFTKGIFIGVGGSFDVLTDSVKRAPKIWIKLRLEWVYRLLSNPSRWKRFFAIPQFMLAIRKERKRLKKGE
- a CDS encoding LCP family protein, whose amino-acid sequence is MSKGTDDSRRSSKKYKRRRKILFWILIPVMCLVLAGVGYGTYLFSKTKLAADNSYDNVRNGKASTLRTNDIEPIKDSFSILIIGVDTSSTRAENGNPRSDSLILATFNVKDSRVEMTSIPRDSYVHIEDSAKDIDKYTKINAAHAYGGPELTMKTVEEEFKIPIDYYVRFDFDAFLKIVDALDGIDVDVPVDFTEQDSKDNAGAITLKKGPQHLNAEQALALARTRHIDSDIERGKRQQLIIKSIVSEATSISSVSKYSDIIEVVGDNMKTNLTFNQMLSIAKYGMTNKIDIKSLNLKGDSNPMDGIYYYKLDESSVQSISNEFADELGIKQPFPGAAPYSDESSSTTSSSN
- a CDS encoding glycosyltransferase family 4 protein, which codes for MLIWSILISFAVGIIMVPIIRKFAFRINAVDTPRERHKHTKTTATLGGLAIFISFSVGMILAPIDKSGFLPIYFGALIIIATGFIDDIFDLSPKWKMLGQILAALCVTVWGDITINFINVPFYGQVDFGYFAIPLSIIWIVAIVNALNLIDGLDGLAGGISIIALMTIAGMALLLKDVFVAPVALILVAAVAAFLIYNFPPASIFMGDTGALFLGYMIAVLSLMGFKNVTFISLLVPLIILGVPLSDTFFAIVRRLKERMPISSADRSHIHHRLMALGFTEKQTVLLIYCMALLFSMTGFVFSFSTTWGAMLLLLLLIFSIEIIVEFIGLIGEDYRPILNLLQKIHRKRK
- the menC gene encoding o-succinylbenzoate synthase, which codes for MYFQEARLIHVELPLIAPFKTSYGELNSKDFYIIELVNEEGIRGYGELEAFPLPDYTEETLSTAISIVKQHLLPILAQKEIRTPQEINQMFSWIQGNEMAKAAVELAVWDAFANNEKLSLAKMIGAEKDSIAVGVSIGLQPDAETLVRLVSQYMDEGYERVKLKIAPKKDIQFVKAVREKFPNLSLMADANSAYNREDFLLLKELDHFNLEMIEQPFGAKDFVDHAWLQKKLKTRICLDENIRSLDDLKQAHMLGSCQAVNLKLARVGGMSEALKIAKYCSDNNLLVWCGGMLEAGIGRAHNIALAARAEFTFPGDISASNRYFNEDIVSSAFVLNQGKLTVPTGQGIGVALDLDVLQKYTKSTERILLNKGWS